Proteins from one Deltaproteobacteria bacterium genomic window:
- a CDS encoding ABC transporter substrate-binding protein produces the protein MFRQCFLVLLSLLTLSAPAWSMEIAFAPLPMENRETVLKQFMPMAVYLRQTLGLEIRFEYSDSYEEILEKFQTGIIDLAYLGPLPYVSLKTKANHAEPLVHFREADGQSAYTCAIVAMTDRKIDLAGLFNQKIALTQPLSTCGFLSTSGLLRKNGSNLARNLYRYLDKHDEVALAVVRGEYVLGGLKTAIARKYAHLGLEVLAETAPLPAFALIANGKTLDVETRTRLRDALASLDPAGADKGMLALWGDNIRHGSTPAKDQDYAPVRALLGEENIPTAGNF, from the coding sequence CGGCTTGGTCCATGGAAATCGCTTTCGCGCCCCTGCCCATGGAAAATCGCGAGACCGTGCTCAAGCAGTTCATGCCCATGGCGGTCTATCTGCGCCAGACCCTGGGCCTGGAGATTCGTTTTGAGTACTCCGATTCCTACGAAGAGATTCTGGAAAAATTCCAAACCGGCATCATCGATCTCGCCTATCTGGGGCCCTTGCCCTACGTCAGTCTCAAGACCAAGGCCAATCACGCCGAACCCCTGGTGCATTTCAGGGAGGCGGACGGGCAATCCGCGTACACCTGCGCCATCGTGGCCATGACCGACAGAAAGATCGATCTGGCCGGACTTTTCAATCAGAAAATCGCCCTGACCCAGCCCTTGTCCACCTGCGGTTTCCTGTCCACCAGCGGGCTTTTGCGGAAAAACGGATCAAACCTGGCCAGGAACCTGTACCGTTATCTCGACAAGCACGACGAAGTCGCCCTGGCCGTGGTCCGGGGGGAATATGTCCTTGGCGGACTCAAGACCGCCATTGCCAGGAAATACGCCCACCTGGGCCTGGAGGTCCTGGCCGAGACCGCGCCCCTGCCGGCCTTTGCCCTCATCGCCAATGGGAAAACCCTCGATGTCGAAACCCGGACCCGTCTCCGGGACGCCCTGGCCAGCCTCGATCCGGCTGGCGCCGACAAGGGCATGCTTGCCTTGTGGGGGGATAATATCCGCCACGGCTCCACGCCGGCCAAGGATCAGGATTACGCGCCGGTCCGCGCCCTTCTTGGGGAGGAAAACATTCCAACGGCAGGTAATTTTTAA